From the genome of Delphinus delphis chromosome 8, mDelDel1.2, whole genome shotgun sequence, one region includes:
- the LOC132428991 gene encoding zinc finger protein 396-like has product MSAKLRETSKLLPQTSGDPDCILVMKVGEGGQASNMVSNRHWSSYYSSETYHQRFRQFDYQESSGPREALSRLCELCCQWLRPEVHSKEQILELLVLEQFLAMLPEELQAWFEENRPENGEEAVVMLEELEKEHDRAAEQVSLGRNEDMLAKKLSTCEITQETPRSQLKPTKKQLQWASKEHHTLRQNDRDTGTINVKSASRRKTSSGKELHHKVSNTLQMNASQSFTFRGTCEQDRKFERRQGNRTRKKQHKCNECGKVFTQSSALNLHQRIHSGEKPYTCDMCAKAFSRSAILIQHRRTHTDSKYENRMEETQKNMYLKT; this is encoded by the exons ATGTCTGCAAAATTGAGAGAGACATCAAAACTCCTTCCACAAACTTCAGGGGACCCTGACTGCATTCTGGTAAtgaaggtgggagagggagggcaggccTCTAATATGGTCTCCAACCGCCACTGGAGCAGCTACTACAGCTCAGAGACCTACCACCAGCGGTTCAGGCAGTTTGACTACCAAGAGTCATCTGGGCCCCGGGAGGCTCTGAGCCGGCTCTGCGAGCTGTGCTGTCAGTGGCTGAGGCCAGAGGTGCATAGCAAGGAGCAGATCCTGGAGCTGCTGGTGCTGGAGCAGTTCCTGGCCATGTTGCCTGAGGAGCTGCAGGCCTGGTTTGAAGAGAACCGACCAGAGAATGGAGAGGAAGCCGTGGTGATGCTGGAGGAGCTGGAGAAAGAGCATGACAGGGCGGCTGAACAGGTCTCTCTTGGACGAAATGAGGACATGCTTGCAAAGAAGCTATCAACTTGTGAAATCACTCAGGAGACACCACGTAGCCAGCTTAAGCCCACAAAAAAGCAACTGCAGTGGGCATCGAAGGAGCATCACACCTTAAGACAAAATGATAGAGACACCGGAACTATAAATGTGAAATCAGCTTCAAGGCGAAAGACTTCTTCAGGCAAAGAACTGCATCACAAAGTTTCTAACACTCTTCAAATGAATGCTTCCCAGAGTTTCACATTTAGAGGAACctgtgaacaagatagaaagtttGAAAGAAGACAGGGAAACCGTACTCGAAAAAAACAACACAagtgtaatgaatgtgggaaagtcTTTACTCAGAGCTCAGCCCTTAATCTACATCAGAGGATCCACagtggagagaaaccttatacATGTGACATGTGTGCAAAGGCTTTCAGCCGAAGTGCAATCCTGATTCAACATCGAAGaacccaca caGATTCAAAATATGAGAATAGGATGGAGGAGACCCAAAAGAATATGTACCTCAAGACCTAA